ggcGACaatatagcaaggcagcaacacagcatggtagcatcacaaaacAAGGTACAaacattgggcacagacaacggtcaacaaggtagagacaacaatacatcacacaaaaccaccacaactgtcagtaagagtgtccatgattgagtctttgaatgaagagattgagataaaactgtacaGTTTGTTGTAGCTAGCTGCAGCGAACCGAATAGAGGAGCGATATGTGAATGCTTCCGTAGTACAGCTGTTACACTTTAGCCACTAAAGTGTAGCAATAACTTTTTAAACTAACCTCTTCTTTAGGATACACTTTTCCCATATCAATAACGAAGACAGTATCATACATGCCAACAGTGTCCAGTTGCAGCGGGTTCTACAAAAAACACACGTTCATTAAGGTATTGAATACATGTTTTGTATCGAGTGAGAAGTGCCACTTGCATATGTGTAGGTCGATGCCgttcatatattttttaatgagtattgccttatttctattacagcatattggatgactgtcattcatattacaTTCACTCAGTTCAATGTAACGTTTTTTAGATTTAGGCTACATACTACATGATAATacaattttccctatacccatcgtgaggttgctacaacctagcctatgaatgaacgtttacaacgtaggtgcacaggtcgaaaGAAATTTGAGTAATTAAGGTGACAGatattgacacattcaataccgccttgctcACACTGGCCTGCATCTAGCAGATAtagtcagcaagcagtttagcagttacccTGGCCGGCCCCAGGGGCAATACATTAATAAAACCAAGTTCTAGTGTTGGATAGCCAGCTACCTAACATAGCATCTTTCTCTGTTTGAGTAAACTAACTTGCTACATTCCATAGCTAAGCAAgtgaagaaaaataaataaatatagatatctctctctcttgcttcttcattttttaaagaaatgaatttgttcaactattgtctttctctcgctGATTCAACCTCTTATCACATTTTATGCactacaatgttagctagctgtagcttatgctttcagtactacatTGATTCTTCGATCCTTTGCTTGGGTGGACAACTtttcagttcatgctgcaagaactgataggttggaggacatcctctggaagttgtcataattactgtttaAGTCTATGGAAGGTGATGAGAACCACGAGCCTACTAGAGTTTTGTATCgatgtcaatgtacccagaggaggacagaattTAGCTGTCCTCCGTCCGGCTACACCatagtgctaccctacagagtgctgttgaggctactgtagaccttcattgcaaaacagtgtgttttaatcaattatttacttcaagattttcacacactgttgctggtattttggcccattcctccatgcagatctctagagcagtgatgttttggagctgttgctgggcaacacggactttcaactccctccaaagattgtctatggggttgagatctggagacctgctaggccactccaggaccttgaaatgcttcttacgaagccactactTCGTTGCCCggtcggtgtgtttgggatcattgtcatgctgaaagacccagcaacgtttcatcttcaatgcccttgctgatggaaggagaatttcgctcaaaatctcacgatacatggccccattcattctttcctttacacggatcagtcgtcctggtccctttgcagaacaacagccccaaagcatgatttttccacccccatgcttcacagtaggtatggtgttctttggatgcaactcagcattctttgtcctccaaacacgacgagttgagtttttaccaaaaagttctattttggtttcatctgaccatatgacattctcccaatcttcttctggatcatccaaatgctctctagcaaacttcagatgggcctggacatgtactggcttaagcaggaggacacgtctggcactgcaggatttgagtccctggcggcgtagtgtgttactgatggtaggctttgttactttggtcccagctctctgcaggtcattcactaggtccccccgtgtggttctgggatttttgctcaccgttcttgtgatcattttgaccccacggggtgagatcttgcgtggagccccagatcgagggagattatcagtggtcttgtatgtcttccatttcctaataattgctcccacagttgatttcttcaaaccaagctgcttacctattgcagattcagtcttcccagcctggtgcaggtctacaattttgtttctggtgtcctttaacagctctttggtcttggccatagtggagtttggagtgtgactgtttgaggttgtggactggtgtcttttatactgataacaagttcaaacaggtgccattaatacaggtaacgagtggaggacagaggagcctcttaaataataagttataggtctgtgagagccagaaatcttgcttgtttgtaggtgaccaaatacttattttccaccataatttgcaaataaattcatgaaaaatcctacaatgtgattttccggattttttccccctcattttgtctgtcatagttgaagtgtacctatgatgaaaattacaggcctctctcatctttctataagtgggagaactttcacaattggtggctgacaatacttttttgccccactgtatttagtGCAATGTTATCTAAAAAGAATagcttttttaatgtttcactattttattTTTGCCATTCACTAAGGatagtcctccccttcctccgcTGAGGAGCCTTCACTAGTGTAGCTCTTTGTTTTGGTCGCACTGTGTGACATGCTGTCATCTACTTCTACACGTGGCTGCGTAGCATACATGCTGGGTaataataagaatgtgttctactTAGTGCTTTTCAAAGAACCTCAAAGCACACAAAAATACATCTAATTTAGAAAAACAACATGAGATGGACAGTcattagcagtggtgtaaaatacttaagCAACAATTctttaaagtacttaagtagttttggggggtGATCTGTAGGCCTACTttactatttgtattttttacaacttttacttttactctactacattcctaaagaaaatcatatatatatatatatatatatatatatatatatacgattTACTCCATACTTTTTTCctcacacccaaaagtacttgttacattttgaatgcttagcatgaaaggaaaatggtccaattcactcactcattaagagaacatccctggtaatccctactgcctctgatctggcagactcaattAACACAAATGCTTATTTTGTAAAgaagagtgttggagtgtgccccaaGAAAATTGTGCTGTTTGTTTGGCTTAATAGAAGGAATATGACATTATTTgttcttttacttttgatacttaagtatatttaaaacccacatacttttagacttttactagaGTATTATTTTactggttgactttcactttgacttgtcatttttttgtgtctttacttttactcaagtatgacaattgtgtactttttccaccactggtcatTAGAAAGTTCATGGCTTGAGTGATCATCTGAGGGAGGTAAATACTAGATGTGTGGTAGCTAACATGGCGAGGAACCTCTTTGTGTGGTACAGAACATGGATTTTTCTGAATGTGTTCTCTGATTTTTGTAGAACCACATGCAATGAGGCACAGACAATTATTTGATATTTTGTAAGTTCTCAATTCAGGAAAAAAGTATCACCAATAACAGGTTAATTGAAACCTTTCATGCTACACTTTACAGTAGCTAAGGTATAACGGCTGTATGGAACCATTCACATATCACCTTTACAATGTGTAGCTACATAGCAACAGGCCATTGTAGGAGGAAAATGTCattaataaaatacatttttcattagcTGGCACGCAAGAGGGGTCGATTTGGCAAAGTGTTTCATTGTTATAAGCACATGCTGAACCAACAAttgaacagcagagggagcatgatGCTTGATTGTAAATACAAAGCATACAGATAAGGTGCTTACTCAAAAACACTATGACCGCCACACAAACATGGGCATGGCATTGTTTACTGACTTGTTTTGGGTAGATGGATTAAATCCCAGCATAGGCTACAAAAGGACCGCAATACATTTTTtcacgacgatgatgatgatgatgatacacaCTTTCTCTCCTCCAGCTATTACACTGGGTGGTAGACGGTGTGTGTGGGCGGGAGCCCCCTCGGATGGCAGACTACGGTAATACGTGGACCCTTGTAGAATGGATGGAGCTCCtcgactccctctcctctctgttccggCTCGCCGTGGGTAAGAAGACCCCAGACGAAGAGGTGAGACCATCGTCAGTGAGTTTGGAGCAGTCTTTTGAGTTTTATCATGAATGTTTGACTTTGAGTCATGTTCCATGCATGACTGGCCCTTGACTTAGATGTCAGGGGAGTTGGGTTTCTAAGATGTGCAATGCAGTGGCTCACTGGTTTGTGAGGGTTCTTTGTGTCGGGCTCTTTAGTGTGTATTAGGTTTGTGTAGCGCCTCTTGACGGCTGCAATGTATTTTGTATACCGGCAGTGTATTGGATTTGTAAGGAGTGTGAAGAGTATTTGGTTTGGTCAATGTTTCTCAATCCATTCCCGAGGGATTCTCAGGGGGTATACATTTTGATTGAACCATGTGTTTTATTGCTGGGCTAGAACAAAAGTGGACAATGGTCACCCCTCTGTGAGGGCTGTAGTGTGTGGTATGTTGTGTTTTGTTATGCCTGCAGAGTAGACTGTGGATTTGGGGTGTCAGGTGTATACACTGTGTTGGTCTCAGGTTTCAGTGTGTTTGCCACTCCGGTGGAAGGCAGGCGTCAGGTTTCAGACTCTGCTGGGATATCCCAGCAATCTGTTTTCTGACTCTTGACAGGAGGGGTCATTGAAAGTTCAACCAGGCATCAGACTACTTTGTTCCCCTAGAATGCATCTTTGGCACGGCTTAGTAACATTTAATGCTAACACCCAGGCCTACATTTTCAATTGATACATACAGTGccagtttattattatttttacatttttctaAACATTTTTAATATTTAAGGAGAGAAAAACAAGATATCTTGATTGCAAAGGTCTACACACCTCTTTGGCACATCtaaataagtttaaaaaacaaGTCTTTTTATGAAAATCACgcaattacactgaacaaaataacatAGAAAAATgttaacgattttactgagttacagttagggttgcacattttggggaatattcataggtggaaactttctgtgggaattaatgggaatgtatgcaaattaatattaatatcatttgaatgtagatgtttttttgtaTTGGatctatttaccatacagaaacatacacattttaccttatcataagtagacacaattacaaatgattaaatccttccaatagaaattttaaaaactatatacactgctcaaaaaaataaagggaacacttaaacaacacaatataactccaagtcaatcacacttctgtgaaatcaaactgtccacttaggaagcaacactgagtgacaatacatttcacatgctgttgtgcaaatggaatagacaacaggtggaaattataggcacttagcaagacacccccaataaaggagtggttctgcaggtggtgaccacagaccacttctcagttcctatgcttcctggctgatgctttggtcacttttgaatgctggcggtgctttcactctagtggtagcatgagactgagtcttacaacccacacaaggctcaggtagtgcagctcatccaggatggcacatcaatgcgagctgtggcaagaaggtttgctgtgtctgtcagcgtagtgtccagaacatggaggcgctaccaggagacaggccagtacatcaggagatgtggaggaggagcaggaggagcactgccagagccctgcaaaatgacctccagcaggccacaaatgtgcatgtgtttgCTCAAACGGTGAGAAacggactccatgagggtggtatgagggcccgacgtccacaggtgggggttgtgcttacagcccaacaccgtgcaggacgtttggcatttgccagagaacaccaagattggcaaattcgccactggcgccctgtgctcttcacagatgaaagcaagttcacactgagcacatgtgacagacgtgacagagtctggagacgccgtggagaacgttctgctgcctgcaacatcctccagcatgaccggtttggcggtgggtcagtcatggtgtggggtggcatttctttggggggccgtacagccctccatgtgctcgccaaaggtagcctgactgccattaggtaccgagatgagatcctcagaccccttgtgagaccatatgttggccctgggttcctccgaatgcaagacaatgctagacctcatgtggctggagtgtgtcagcagttcctgcaagaggaaggcattgatgctatggactggcccgcctgttccccagacctgaatccaattgagcacatctgggacatcatgtctcgctccatccaccaacgccacgttgcaccacaaaCTGTCCAgcagttggcggatgctttagtccaggtctgggaggagatccctcaggagaccatccgccacctcatcaggagcatgcccaggcattgtagggaggtcatacagggacgtggaggccacacacactactgagcctcattttgacttgttttaaggacattacatcaaagttggatcagcctgtagtgtggttttccactttaattttgagtgtgactccaaatccagacctccatgggttgataaatttgatttccattgatcatttttgtgtgattttgttgtcagcacattcaactatgtaaagaaaaaagtatttaataagaatatgtcattcattcagatctatgatgtgttattttagtgttccctttatttttttgagcagtgtagttacGAAtcgaactttaattaaatgagttttctcttcacatgggatgattttgCTGAATAAccaaagaaagggaatattgaatgatccatcgcatctcccaaaaacgttttcaacatacatctgtaaaatgatagtctagaaactaaagctttggttgtcttcctctcaggcttgcatgtcttctccctggacctcctcaatgtccagctcttgaacatcagactctgaggcctcatcttcactgtcactttccaaccttgttgaggatggctcgttgtcaggctaaaaaaaaaatctaatttgcccggatggccaccaatttttcaacccttgtattggtcagcctgttgcgtgctttggtgtgtgtgttcccaaacaaggatgatggaggcaacaggggaaagagcctcagagccacgaagtcccttccaccaggtggctgatgataTATGTTGGCACAATATACCATATTTCATCTcaatcccaaagcccttgcttggaagtgtactttgccagactgccaagaaccttgccctcatccaggccaaggtggtaaGACACGATAGTGATGCCACCATATGctttgttgatctctgcaccagacaggatgctcttgccagcatacttggggtccaacatgtatgcTGCGGCGTGAATGgacttcaggcagaagtcttcgtgctttttgatgtatttcagaactgcagtttcctctgcttggagcaacagtgaaatgggcagggcagtacagatttcttctcaagcagagtctgaacatcagacagtatggcattgtctccctcaatctgtgAAATGGCTTCTgttataggtttcaggagtttcaggctgcttaccactctcccaaaatacataatccaggaggatcctcttgatggggctgtccatatcagcagactgatttggccatttcttggagagactccttcccctccaggagactgtcaaacatgatgacaacacccccccccccccaacatgtgttgctgggcagcttcaatgtggtgctcttattcttcttactttgcttggtgaggtagattgctgttataacttgatgacccttcacacacctaaccatttccttagatctcttgtagagtgtatccattgttttcagtgctatgatgtccttgaggagcagattcaatgcatgagcagcatagccaatgggtgtgatgtgagggtaggactccactttagaccaagcagccttcatgttcacagcattgtctgtcaccagtgcaaataccttctgtggccCAAGGTCATTGATGATTGCCTTCAGCTCATTtgcaatgtagagactggtgtgtctgttgtcccttgtgtctgtgctcttgtagaatactggttgaggggtggagattatgtagttaattattccttgcccacgaacatttgaccacccatcagagatgattgcaatacagtctgctttctctatgatttgcttgaccttcacttgaactctgttgaactctgcatccagcaaatgagtagataaagcatgactggttggaggggtgtatgctgggcgaagaacaatcagaaatctcttccaatacacattgcctgtgagcatcagaggtgaaccagttgcatacacagctcaagcatcagcatttctctgactacgttgcTCCaacatgagctgttgctatcaataaggtgtctgattaataatttcacctcgaatagaagtagagggactttttgTCAGAGGTTGactgttgtgagcgctgagggaactttatgcacttggccaggtGATTCTGTATCTTTGTtgtattcttcacatatgatttggcacagtatttgcaaatgtacacagcttttccttctacattagttgcagtgaaatgtctctgcacatgtgatggaagaatgcactgtgcatgcagagggttgcaattccattgcattggggatagtttaaccaaaatatgtgaaaatacctagaattgccttatgtgtatcccacaaaaaaggttcactgttataagctaacttttttgacGAATTTAAGCaaaacttcccatggaaaatttccgGGGAAATTCTGGAAATTTACCAGAAactttccgaccctttgcaaccttagttacagttcatataaggaaatcagtcaattgaaatgtgttcattaggccctaatctatggatttcacatgactgggaatacagacatgcattttttggtcacagatacctttaaaaaaaaaagtagggcTGTGAATCAGAatcagtcagtgtctggtgtgaccaccattttcctcatgcagcgcgacacatctccttctcatagagttgatcaggctgttgattgtggcctgtgaaatggtgtcccacacctcttcaatggctgtgcgaagtttctggatattggcgggaactggaacacactgttgtaCACGTTCATCCAGAGTATCCCAAACATgcttaatgggtgacatgtctggtgagtgtgcaggccatggaagaactgggaaattTTCAgtatccaggaattgtgtacacatccttgcgacatgggaccgtgctttatcatgctgaaacatgtggTGATGTCGGCGGATGaaaggcacgacaatgggcctcacattatctctgtgcattcaaatgaccatcaataaaatgcaattgtgtttgttgtacgtatcttatgcctgcccataccataatcccacctccaccatggggcactctgttcataacgttgacatcagtaaaccgctcgcccacataaCGCCATACAGGTACATTCGAAACCGgaattcatccatgaagagcacacttcggtggccactggcatgctggagaaggtgagcatttgcccactgaagtcggttacgccGCCAAACTGCTGTCAGGTCAAGACCCGGGTGAGGATGGCGAGCACTCAGATGAGCTTCCCCGAGATGATTTCTGACAGTTTATGCAGTAATTCTTCAGttatgcaaacccacagtttcatcagctgtccgggaagctggtctcagacgatccttcaggtgaagaagccggatatggaggtcctgggctggcgtggttacacatggtctgcggttgtaaggccggttggatgtactaccaaattctctaaaataacATTGGAGAAAGCATATGGTAgcgaaattaacattcaattatctgacaacagctctggtggatattcctgctgtcagcatgtcaattgcacgctccctgaaagccacagatgtctcaagttttgtgacaacttcacattttagagtggccttttattgtttccagcacaaggtgcacctgtgtaatgattatgcggtttaatcagctttttgattagccacacctgtcaggtggatggaccaacactttatgtgttgcatttatatttttgtccagtGTAGTTTCGTTTGTGCAAAAGTAATAGTGGGAAAAATAGATGGGATCATTTTTGAATAAGTTCCTCTTTCTGAGTAATATTCAAACAGATTTAACCTCCAAGCCAAAATGTGTATATAGTTACAGATCAGGTGAAGGTGATGAAACAATTCCAAAATGCCATAATAACCCTTTGAATATGGACAAGTATGGCAATTAAGCTGTTGATGGTGTTACATATCAACTGGGTGCTGAGAGGATCTGTCAGTCCTTCCTAACATAGTTATGGGAGAGAATGAGAACTGCTCAGAGATGTCACTATAAGGCCaaaggtgattttaaaacagacaCTGAGTTCCTTTGCTGAGCTGTGAGAACTGTGGATGGATTAGCAACATTGCGTTCATTTTCCATTACTGACCTGTATGACAGTGGAAAGAAGAAAGCATGTGCTAATAAAATCCATTCCAAATCATCCTTCCTGTTTGCAAAATGGTCATTTAAGTAATACTTTAAGAGAACATAACAAATAAATGAACTTTTTTGCAAAAACTTTCGGtttagggcaaatccaacacGACACATCACCGAGTGAACCTTCCATATTTTCAAGAATTGTGGCAGCATCATCATGTTATGTTATTATTGTCACCGGCAGGGATTGGGGAGTTTTGTCAGGACCAAAATAAATATGAAAAACGTAGTATTCTGAAGACCTCACACTAGGATATAGATTTATGTTTGAGGGCAACAAATGATAAAGCCAAAGTGGCCTTCCGTGAGGTGTTCAGTGATTCTGAGTCGTCTAGTCTCAGCCCTGACTTAAATCTGTGCGAAAATCAGTGACAATACTGgaatattgctgtccatcaatgatCTACAACCAAATTGAATGAGCTTGATCAATTTTGACAATAAGAATGGATAGATGTTGCCCTAAGGGCTGTGCAAAGTTGGCGGGACCTTATTCAAAATCATTTTcagctgtaatttctgccaaAAGTACTTCCATCAAGTATTAACTCATGTCAGGGGTGTGAAGACctactaaataaatacattttcattttttttaaataaatgtttctTTCACTTTGAAAGTGTGAAGTAGGCTGTCAATCAGTGGGGTAAAATCCCAATTTAATCTATTTTTTTAGATTTTAATTTAAGGGACCAAACTGTGACAACTGTGTAAAGGTTGTGTAGACTTTCTCTAGGCACTATATGAGTTAATTTAGTAGCAAAGTTATTTCAGTAGCGAGTTATTGACAATACTAATGAAATATTACAGGGACATAGACTCATCTGTTTCAGTTGCGAAACTAAATGTTTTATGTGTAAATAGAATTACAGGCAGACTGAAACAAGACCAGCCATTTGATATTCATTGCACAATCACCAGGAGCTGTGGCACAAGATGGGAACAACGAGCTGCGGAACATATTTACAAAAGTCATGTATTAATAAATATTGTATGTCCAGTGTTGACAGTTTGTGTATCATGTGTGTTTAATGTAGGCCAATgtgcaggtaactgccaaaataaaggaaacaccaacataaagtgtctaaATAGGGCGTTGGGCTATTAagccgccagaacagcttcaatgctccTTGGCATATATTTGACTAGTGTCTGGAAATCTATTGGAGGGATATGACACCATTCTTCAATGAGAAATtctataatttggtgttttgttgaggGTAGTGGAAATTGCTGTCTCAtgcgccgctccagaatctcccgtaagtgttcaattgggtagAGGTCTGGTGACTTACACACATTCTTTAAACACTCTATGCTCCTTTACAAATTCACTGAGATGTATTCTAGCAATGGTACcgaaaataatgggcaactggtaTTTTAAAATATGACCCTAAGCATTATGGGATATTAATTGCtctacacctgtgtggaagcacctgctttcaatatatttatatattttgtatccctcatttactgaagtgtttccttttattttggcagttacctgtaccatCCCACACAAGTTATTTTGAATTTGAACTGTGTAGTTTGCCAATAAAATGGAATATACAGTATGAGAGATTTATTGATTACTGCAACTGCCAACCTCTTCTGCTTTGGGCAGGTGCTGGCATCGTTGGCAGACGTGGGCAGTGGGTATGGGGAGGCTGTGCTGACTGTCCTGAGGGCCAGACGAGAGGAGATCCGTCAGGCGCTGGTGGAGAGGACCAATAACGTGTCCAGCTCTACCCTCCAGGATTTTGACTGGCAGATAAAGGTGAATTCCCTGCACTatagtgaggagacaacaatcTCAGTTTGATTGGGAAACTGATTGGTCAGGACTCccttgaaaaatatatatatattttttatctcaaAGGAATATCTTGGTTAAATACAGGTCAAATGAAAAAAGTGTTTTTACTTGGTATGCAGAAATT
The genomic region above belongs to Oncorhynchus nerka isolate Pitt River linkage group LG18, Oner_Uvic_2.0, whole genome shotgun sequence and contains:
- the LOC115146112 gene encoding COMM domain-containing protein 8-like isoform X2, translating into MVHLLGKLPSEECQKLLHWVVDGVCGREPPRMADYGNTWTLVEWMELLDSLSSLFRLAVGKKTPDEEVLASLADVGSGYGEAVLTVLRARREEIRQALVERTNNVSSSTLQDFDWQIKLALSSDKISFLHTPLLNLCLDVKENGALKPLSVEMNREELQTLISSLEAANKVVLQLK
- the LOC115146112 gene encoding COMM domain-containing protein 8-like isoform X1, whose product is MVHLLGKLPSEECQKLLHWVVDGVCGREPPRMADYGNTWTLVEWMELLDSLSSLFRLAVGKKTPDEEVRPSSVLASLADVGSGYGEAVLTVLRARREEIRQALVERTNNVSSSTLQDFDWQIKLALSSDKISFLHTPLLNLCLDVKENGALKPLSVEMNREELQTLISSLEAANKVVLQLK
- the LOC115146112 gene encoding COMM domain-containing protein 8-like isoform X3, with product MLLHWVVDGVCGREPPRMADYGNTWTLVEWMELLDSLSSLFRLAVGKKTPDEEVRPSSVLASLADVGSGYGEAVLTVLRARREEIRQALVERTNNVSSSTLQDFDWQIKLALSSDKISFLHTPLLNLCLDVKENGALKPLSVEMNREELQTLISSLEAANKVVLQLK